A window from Equus caballus isolate H_3958 breed thoroughbred chromosome 8, TB-T2T, whole genome shotgun sequence encodes these proteins:
- the SDS gene encoding L-serine dehydratase/L-threonine deaminase isoform X3 yields the protein MGSPWDSSEDSPPVHLPSICPWAICPVYPSGPSPVIPPWLTRSTQRPAPSLCQWAERGCKHFICCSAGNAGMAAAYAARKLGVPATIIVPSTTPAVTIERLKNEGAMVKVAGEMLDDTFELAKALARNNPSWVYISPFDDPLIWEGHRSIVRELKETLSTKPGAIALSVGGGGLLCGVVQGLQEVGWGDVPVIAMETLGAHSFHAATTAGKLVSLPQITSVAKALGVKTVAAEALKLFREHPVFSEVVSDQEAVAAVEKFLDDEKILVEAACGAALAAVYSHVVQKLQGEGKLRAPLSSLVVIVCGGSNISLAQLREQLGMKDGLPQ from the exons ATGGGCAGCCCCTGGGACAGTTCAGAAGACAGTCCACCTGTCCACCTACCCTCCATCTGTCCATGGGCCATCTGCCCAGTCTATCCATCTGGACCATCTCCAGTCATCCCTCCTTGGCTTACTCGCTCTACCCAGCGCCCCGCTCCATCGCTTTGCCAG TGGGCTGAGCGAGGCTGTAAACATTTCATCTGCTGCTCGG CGGGCAACGCAGGCATGGCAGCTGCCTACGCCGCCAGGAAGCTGGGCGTTCCCGCCACCATCATTGTGCCCAGCACCACCCCTGCCGTCACCATCGAGCGGCTCAAGAATGAGGGTGCCATGGTCAAGGTGGCGGGTGAG ATGCTGGATGACACCTTCGAGCTGGCCAAGGCCCTGGCGAGGAACAACCCCAGCTGGGTCTACATCTCTCCCTTCGACGACCCCCTCATCTG GGAAGGCCACCGTTCCATCGTGAGAGAGCTGAAGGAGACCCTGAGCACAAAGCCGGGGGCCATCGCGCTGTCGGTGGGCGGTGGGGGCCTGCTGTGCGGAGTGGTCCAGGGGCTgcaggaggtgggctggggggaTGTGCCCGTCATCGCCATGGAGACCCTCGGAGCCCACAGCTTCCACGCCGCCACCACTGCCGGCAAGCTCGTCTCCCTGCCCCAGATTACCAG TGTCGCCAAGGCCCTGGGTGTGAAGACTGTGGCGGCTGAGGCCCTGAAGCTGTTTCGGGAACACCCCGTTTTCTCTGAAGTTGTCTCGGACCAGGAGGCAGTGGCCGCCGTGGAGAAGTTCCTGG ATGACGAAAAGATCCTGGTGGAGGCCGCCTGCGGGGCAGCCCTGGCCGCCGTCTACAGCCACGTGGTGCAGAAGCTGCAGGGCGAGGGGAAGCTCCGTGCCCCGCTGTCCTCGCTCGTGGTCATCGTCTGTGGGGGCAGCAACATCAGCCTGGCCCAGCTGAGGGAGCAGCTGGGCATGAAGGACGGGCTGCCCCAGTGA
- the SDS gene encoding L-serine dehydratase/L-threonine deaminase isoform X2, with product MGHLPSLSIWTISSHPSLAYSLYPAPRSIALPAMMSTEPLHVQTPVRDSPSLSKVAGTRVYLKMDSAQPSGSFKIRGIGHLCRTWAERGCKHFICCSAGNAGMAAAYAARKLGVPATIIVPSTTPAVTIERLKNEGAMVKVAGEMLDDTFELAKALARNNPSWVYISPFDDPLIWEGHRSIVRELKETLSTKPGAIALSVGGGGLLCGVVQGLQEVGWGDVPVIAMETLGAHSFHAATTAGKLVSLPQITSVAKALGVKTVAAEALKLFREHPVFSEVVSDQEAVAAVEKFLDDEKILVEAACGAALAAVYSHVVQKLQGEGKLRAPLSSLVVIVCGGSNISLAQLREQLGMKDGLPQ from the exons ATGGGCCATCTGCCCAGTCTATCCATCTGGACCATCTCCAGTCATCCCTCCTTGGCTTACTCGCTCTACCCAGCGCCCCGCTCCATCGCTTTGCCAG caATGATGTCCACAGAGCCCCTGCACGTGCAGACCCCGGTCCGGGACAGCCCGTCCCTGTCCAAAGTGGCCGGCACCAGGGTCTACCTCAAGATGGACAGCGCCCAGCCGTCCGGCTCCTTCAAGATCCGGGGCATCGGGCACCTCTGCAGGACG TGGGCTGAGCGAGGCTGTAAACATTTCATCTGCTGCTCGG CGGGCAACGCAGGCATGGCAGCTGCCTACGCCGCCAGGAAGCTGGGCGTTCCCGCCACCATCATTGTGCCCAGCACCACCCCTGCCGTCACCATCGAGCGGCTCAAGAATGAGGGTGCCATGGTCAAGGTGGCGGGTGAG ATGCTGGATGACACCTTCGAGCTGGCCAAGGCCCTGGCGAGGAACAACCCCAGCTGGGTCTACATCTCTCCCTTCGACGACCCCCTCATCTG GGAAGGCCACCGTTCCATCGTGAGAGAGCTGAAGGAGACCCTGAGCACAAAGCCGGGGGCCATCGCGCTGTCGGTGGGCGGTGGGGGCCTGCTGTGCGGAGTGGTCCAGGGGCTgcaggaggtgggctggggggaTGTGCCCGTCATCGCCATGGAGACCCTCGGAGCCCACAGCTTCCACGCCGCCACCACTGCCGGCAAGCTCGTCTCCCTGCCCCAGATTACCAG TGTCGCCAAGGCCCTGGGTGTGAAGACTGTGGCGGCTGAGGCCCTGAAGCTGTTTCGGGAACACCCCGTTTTCTCTGAAGTTGTCTCGGACCAGGAGGCAGTGGCCGCCGTGGAGAAGTTCCTGG ATGACGAAAAGATCCTGGTGGAGGCCGCCTGCGGGGCAGCCCTGGCCGCCGTCTACAGCCACGTGGTGCAGAAGCTGCAGGGCGAGGGGAAGCTCCGTGCCCCGCTGTCCTCGCTCGTGGTCATCGTCTGTGGGGGCAGCAACATCAGCCTGGCCCAGCTGAGGGAGCAGCTGGGCATGAAGGACGGGCTGCCCCAGTGA
- the SDS gene encoding L-serine dehydratase/L-threonine deaminase isoform X1, whose product MGHLPSLSIWTISSHPSLAYSLYPAPRSIALPAMMSTEPLHVQTPVRDSPSLSKVAGTRVYLKMDSAQPSGSFKIRGIGHLCRTWAERGCKHFICCSAGNAGMAAAYAARKLGVPATIIVPSTTPAVTIERLKNEGAMVKVAGEMLDDTFELAKALARNNPSWVYISPFDDPLIWEGHRSIVRELKETLSTKPGAIALSVGGGGLLCGVVQGLQEVGWGDVPVIAMETLGAHSFHAATTAGKLVSLPQITSVAKALGVKTVAAEALKLFREHPVFSEVVSDQEAVAAVEKFLGPDSPLAPCGTRAPPSPPPPRADDEKILVEAACGAALAAVYSHVVQKLQGEGKLRAPLSSLVVIVCGGSNISLAQLREQLGMKDGLPQ is encoded by the exons ATGGGCCATCTGCCCAGTCTATCCATCTGGACCATCTCCAGTCATCCCTCCTTGGCTTACTCGCTCTACCCAGCGCCCCGCTCCATCGCTTTGCCAG caATGATGTCCACAGAGCCCCTGCACGTGCAGACCCCGGTCCGGGACAGCCCGTCCCTGTCCAAAGTGGCCGGCACCAGGGTCTACCTCAAGATGGACAGCGCCCAGCCGTCCGGCTCCTTCAAGATCCGGGGCATCGGGCACCTCTGCAGGACG TGGGCTGAGCGAGGCTGTAAACATTTCATCTGCTGCTCGG CGGGCAACGCAGGCATGGCAGCTGCCTACGCCGCCAGGAAGCTGGGCGTTCCCGCCACCATCATTGTGCCCAGCACCACCCCTGCCGTCACCATCGAGCGGCTCAAGAATGAGGGTGCCATGGTCAAGGTGGCGGGTGAG ATGCTGGATGACACCTTCGAGCTGGCCAAGGCCCTGGCGAGGAACAACCCCAGCTGGGTCTACATCTCTCCCTTCGACGACCCCCTCATCTG GGAAGGCCACCGTTCCATCGTGAGAGAGCTGAAGGAGACCCTGAGCACAAAGCCGGGGGCCATCGCGCTGTCGGTGGGCGGTGGGGGCCTGCTGTGCGGAGTGGTCCAGGGGCTgcaggaggtgggctggggggaTGTGCCCGTCATCGCCATGGAGACCCTCGGAGCCCACAGCTTCCACGCCGCCACCACTGCCGGCAAGCTCGTCTCCCTGCCCCAGATTACCAG TGTCGCCAAGGCCCTGGGTGTGAAGACTGTGGCGGCTGAGGCCCTGAAGCTGTTTCGGGAACACCCCGTTTTCTCTGAAGTTGTCTCGGACCAGGAGGCAGTGGCCGCCGTGGAGAAGTTCCTGG GGCCCGACAGTCCCCTTGCACCCTGTGGAACTCGGGCCCCGCCCTCACCTCCCCCTCCTCGGGCAGATGACGAAAAGATCCTGGTGGAGGCCGCCTGCGGGGCAGCCCTGGCCGCCGTCTACAGCCACGTGGTGCAGAAGCTGCAGGGCGAGGGGAAGCTCCGTGCCCCGCTGTCCTCGCTCGTGGTCATCGTCTGTGGGGGCAGCAACATCAGCCTGGCCCAGCTGAGGGAGCAGCTGGGCATGAAGGACGGGCTGCCCCAGTGA
- the SDS gene encoding L-serine dehydratase/L-threonine deaminase isoform X5, producing MSEARAVQFCVQEGEWAERGCKHFICCSAGNAGMAAAYAARKLGVPATIIVPSTTPAVTIERLKNEGAMVKVAGEMLDDTFELAKALARNNPSWVYISPFDDPLIWEGHRSIVRELKETLSTKPGAIALSVGGGGLLCGVVQGLQEVGWGDVPVIAMETLGAHSFHAATTAGKLVSLPQITSVAKALGVKTVAAEALKLFREHPVFSEVVSDQEAVAAVEKFLDDEKILVEAACGAALAAVYSHVVQKLQGEGKLRAPLSSLVVIVCGGSNISLAQLREQLGMKDGLPQ from the exons ATGTCAGAGGCCAGGGCAGTACAATTCTGTGTGCAGGAAGGAGAG TGGGCTGAGCGAGGCTGTAAACATTTCATCTGCTGCTCGG CGGGCAACGCAGGCATGGCAGCTGCCTACGCCGCCAGGAAGCTGGGCGTTCCCGCCACCATCATTGTGCCCAGCACCACCCCTGCCGTCACCATCGAGCGGCTCAAGAATGAGGGTGCCATGGTCAAGGTGGCGGGTGAG ATGCTGGATGACACCTTCGAGCTGGCCAAGGCCCTGGCGAGGAACAACCCCAGCTGGGTCTACATCTCTCCCTTCGACGACCCCCTCATCTG GGAAGGCCACCGTTCCATCGTGAGAGAGCTGAAGGAGACCCTGAGCACAAAGCCGGGGGCCATCGCGCTGTCGGTGGGCGGTGGGGGCCTGCTGTGCGGAGTGGTCCAGGGGCTgcaggaggtgggctggggggaTGTGCCCGTCATCGCCATGGAGACCCTCGGAGCCCACAGCTTCCACGCCGCCACCACTGCCGGCAAGCTCGTCTCCCTGCCCCAGATTACCAG TGTCGCCAAGGCCCTGGGTGTGAAGACTGTGGCGGCTGAGGCCCTGAAGCTGTTTCGGGAACACCCCGTTTTCTCTGAAGTTGTCTCGGACCAGGAGGCAGTGGCCGCCGTGGAGAAGTTCCTGG ATGACGAAAAGATCCTGGTGGAGGCCGCCTGCGGGGCAGCCCTGGCCGCCGTCTACAGCCACGTGGTGCAGAAGCTGCAGGGCGAGGGGAAGCTCCGTGCCCCGCTGTCCTCGCTCGTGGTCATCGTCTGTGGGGGCAGCAACATCAGCCTGGCCCAGCTGAGGGAGCAGCTGGGCATGAAGGACGGGCTGCCCCAGTGA
- the SDS gene encoding L-serine dehydratase/L-threonine deaminase isoform X4, with translation MSEARAVQFCVQEGEWAERGCKHFICCSAGNAGMAAAYAARKLGVPATIIVPSTTPAVTIERLKNEGAMVKVAGEMLDDTFELAKALARNNPSWVYISPFDDPLIWEGHRSIVRELKETLSTKPGAIALSVGGGGLLCGVVQGLQEVGWGDVPVIAMETLGAHSFHAATTAGKLVSLPQITSVAKALGVKTVAAEALKLFREHPVFSEVVSDQEAVAAVEKFLGPDSPLAPCGTRAPPSPPPPRADDEKILVEAACGAALAAVYSHVVQKLQGEGKLRAPLSSLVVIVCGGSNISLAQLREQLGMKDGLPQ, from the exons ATGTCAGAGGCCAGGGCAGTACAATTCTGTGTGCAGGAAGGAGAG TGGGCTGAGCGAGGCTGTAAACATTTCATCTGCTGCTCGG CGGGCAACGCAGGCATGGCAGCTGCCTACGCCGCCAGGAAGCTGGGCGTTCCCGCCACCATCATTGTGCCCAGCACCACCCCTGCCGTCACCATCGAGCGGCTCAAGAATGAGGGTGCCATGGTCAAGGTGGCGGGTGAG ATGCTGGATGACACCTTCGAGCTGGCCAAGGCCCTGGCGAGGAACAACCCCAGCTGGGTCTACATCTCTCCCTTCGACGACCCCCTCATCTG GGAAGGCCACCGTTCCATCGTGAGAGAGCTGAAGGAGACCCTGAGCACAAAGCCGGGGGCCATCGCGCTGTCGGTGGGCGGTGGGGGCCTGCTGTGCGGAGTGGTCCAGGGGCTgcaggaggtgggctggggggaTGTGCCCGTCATCGCCATGGAGACCCTCGGAGCCCACAGCTTCCACGCCGCCACCACTGCCGGCAAGCTCGTCTCCCTGCCCCAGATTACCAG TGTCGCCAAGGCCCTGGGTGTGAAGACTGTGGCGGCTGAGGCCCTGAAGCTGTTTCGGGAACACCCCGTTTTCTCTGAAGTTGTCTCGGACCAGGAGGCAGTGGCCGCCGTGGAGAAGTTCCTGG GGCCCGACAGTCCCCTTGCACCCTGTGGAACTCGGGCCCCGCCCTCACCTCCCCCTCCTCGGGCAGATGACGAAAAGATCCTGGTGGAGGCCGCCTGCGGGGCAGCCCTGGCCGCCGTCTACAGCCACGTGGTGCAGAAGCTGCAGGGCGAGGGGAAGCTCCGTGCCCCGCTGTCCTCGCTCGTGGTCATCGTCTGTGGGGGCAGCAACATCAGCCTGGCCCAGCTGAGGGAGCAGCTGGGCATGAAGGACGGGCTGCCCCAGTGA